A portion of the Flavobacterium limnophilum genome contains these proteins:
- the idi gene encoding isopentenyl-diphosphate Delta-isomerase, producing the protein MKEENVILVNPNDEQIGLMPKLEAHEKAVLHRAFSVFILNGKNEIMLQQRAQHKYHSPLLWTNTCCSHQRDGETNLQAGNRRLHEEMGFGTELKELFHFIYKAPFDNGLTEHELDHVMIGYYNDEPKINLEEVENWKWMGIEDVQKDMQLHPEVYTVWFKIIFDEFYHFLEEHKI; encoded by the coding sequence ATGAAAGAAGAGAATGTAATATTGGTAAACCCAAATGACGAGCAAATTGGCCTGATGCCCAAATTAGAAGCCCATGAAAAAGCGGTTTTGCACCGGGCGTTTTCGGTTTTTATATTGAATGGCAAAAATGAAATTATGCTCCAGCAAAGAGCGCAACACAAATACCATTCCCCATTATTGTGGACGAACACCTGTTGCAGCCACCAGCGTGACGGCGAGACCAATCTTCAGGCAGGAAACCGCAGATTACATGAAGAAATGGGTTTCGGAACCGAATTGAAGGAATTATTCCATTTCATTTACAAGGCACCGTTCGACAATGGGTTGACGGAACACGAACTGGATCACGTCATGATTGGGTATTATAATGACGAACCAAAAATAAATCTCGAAGAAGTGGAAAATTGGAAATGGATGGGCATTGAAGATGTGCAAAAAGACATGCAATTGCATCCAGAAGTTTACACGGTTTGGTTCAAAATTATTTTTGACGAATTTTATCATTTCTTGGAAGAACACAAAATATAA
- a CDS encoding bifunctional methionine sulfoxide reductase B/A protein, giving the protein MILSLFTLNACGQSTKKPKTTAMENTINKPENPYYSNTDTTKLNVPDVEWKKVLSPDLYAVSRNADTERAFTGKLWDLDAKGTYYCAACGNKLFRSDQKFASSCGWPSFFEQENKNSVVYKEDNSYGMRRIEALCGRCDGHLGHLFDDGPKPTGKRYCMNSIALDFVPDGAITENGNKNNLETITLGGGCYWCVEAVYENLDGVKSVVSGFTGGDVANPTYDEVCSGTTGHAEVVQIAYDKTKTNLDEIFQVFFTVHDPTTLNRQGADVGTQYRSAIFYKDEKQKQAAKSIIDQLNAEKVYKNPIVTTLEPLAEFYEAEDYHQNYYENNKSEPYCQMVIQPKIEKFEKIFKARLKK; this is encoded by the coding sequence ATGATACTGTCGTTATTCACATTGAATGCCTGCGGACAATCAACTAAAAAACCAAAAACAACAGCCATGGAGAACACCATCAACAAACCCGAAAATCCTTATTATTCCAATACCGACACAACAAAACTGAATGTACCTGATGTGGAATGGAAAAAAGTATTGTCGCCCGACTTGTATGCCGTTTCCAGAAATGCCGATACCGAAAGGGCTTTCACGGGAAAACTTTGGGATTTGGATGCCAAAGGCACTTATTATTGTGCAGCTTGCGGGAACAAATTGTTTCGATCCGACCAGAAATTTGCCAGCAGTTGCGGTTGGCCCAGTTTTTTTGAACAAGAAAACAAAAACAGCGTGGTGTACAAAGAAGACAACTCATACGGAATGAGAAGAATTGAAGCCCTTTGCGGCAGATGCGACGGACATTTGGGGCATCTTTTTGATGATGGACCAAAGCCAACGGGCAAGAGGTATTGCATGAATTCCATAGCCTTGGATTTTGTTCCGGACGGCGCCATAACTGAAAACGGAAACAAGAACAACTTGGAAACCATCACGCTTGGAGGCGGTTGTTACTGGTGTGTCGAAGCGGTTTACGAAAATCTGGACGGCGTGAAGTCGGTGGTTTCTGGATTCACTGGAGGAGATGTTGCCAATCCCACTTACGATGAGGTTTGTTCCGGAACCACGGGTCATGCCGAAGTGGTGCAAATTGCCTATGACAAGACCAAGACCAATCTCGACGAAATATTCCAGGTATTTTTCACCGTTCACGACCCAACAACGCTAAATCGTCAAGGTGCCGATGTGGGAACCCAATATCGTTCGGCGATTTTTTATAAAGATGAAAAACAAAAGCAGGCTGCCAAGTCCATCATCGACCAATTGAATGCCGAAAAAGTGTATAAAAATCCAATTGTGACAACCTTGGAGCCACTTGCCGAATTTTATGAAGCCGAAGATTATCATCAAAACTACTACGAAAACAACAAAAGCGAACCTTATTGCCAAATGGTCATCCAGCCCAAAATAGAAAAGTTCGAAAAGATTTTCAAGGCTAGATTGAAAAAATAA